In one window of Solanum pennellii chromosome 2, SPENNV200 DNA:
- the LOC107011398 gene encoding BES1/BZR1 homolog protein 2-like, which translates to MTAGTGGGGSSGRLPTWKERENNKRRERRRRAIAAKIFTGLRTQGNFKLPKHCDNNEVLKALCIEAGWIVEDDGTTYRKGHRPPPIENGCVSMNISASSSIQPSPMSSSFPSPVPSYHASPTSSSFPSPSRCDGNPSSYILPFLHNLASIPSTLPPLRISNSAPVTPPLSSPTRRSKPPKPLWESLSRVPLNSFQHPLFAASAPSSPTRRRYSKPATIPECDESDAASVESARWVSFQTVAAPTSPTFNLVKPLPQQNILLDALSGHGMFGWGETAAQKGHGAEFDFESCKVKAWEGERIHEVAVDDLELTLGSAKARA; encoded by the exons ATGACGGCCGGCACCGGCGGTGGAGGATCGTCGGGAAGGTTGCCGACGTGGAAGGAGAGGGAAAACAATAAGAGAAGAGAGAGGAGAAGAAGAGCTATTGCCGCCAAAATATTTACTGGCTTACGAACTCAAGGTAACTTCAAGCTTCCAAAACACTGTGATAATAACGAGGTCTTGAAAGCTCTCTGTATTGAAGCTGGTTGGATCGTTGAAGATGATGGCACCACTTATCGCAAG GGACACAGGCCTCCACCAATTGAGAATGGATGCGTCTCTATGAATATCAGTGCATCTTCATCGATTCAGCCTAGCCCAATGTCATCCTCTTTCCCCAGTCCTGTGCCTTCTTACCATGCCAGCCCAACATCATCCTCATTTCCTAGCCCCTCCCGTTGTGACGGGAACCCCTCATCATACATCCTTCCCTTTCTCCATAACTTAGCTTCCATTCCCTCTACTCTGCCACCTCTTCGTATATCTAATAGTGCCCCTGTTACCCCTCCTCTTTCTTCTCCTACCCGACGTTCAAAGCCCCCCAAACCTCTATGGGAATCCCTCTCCAGGGTTCCATTGAATTCTTTCCAGCACCCACTTTTTGCTGCTTCTGCACCATCAAGTCCCACTCGACGCCGATACTCTAAGCCTGCTACAATTCCGGAATGTGATGAGTCTGATGCCGCCTCAGTTGAATCTGCACGCTGGGTCAGCTTCCAGACGGTGGCAGCTCCAACTTCGCCTACTTTTAACCTTGTAAAACCTCTTCCTCAGCAGAACATTCTCTTAGATGCCTTAAGTGGACATGGAATGTTTGGCTGGGGCGAAACAGCAGCTCAAAAGGGACATGGCGCTGAATTTGATTTTGAGAGCTGTAAAGTGAAGGCATGGGAAGGTGAGAGAATACATGAAGTTGCTGTGGATGATCTAGAGCTCACTCTTGGTAGTGCAAAAGCACGTGCTTAA
- the LOC107010659 gene encoding uncharacterized protein LOC107010659 isoform X1, whose translation MRTMRVFGISLSLIIINMAAIMERADANLLPAVYKEVSETFKAGPSDLGYLTFIRNFVQGIASPVAGILVINYDRPTVLAIGILFWSLSTGAVGASNYFMQVGFWRAVNGFGLAIVIPALQSFIADSYVDESRGTGFGFLSLVGTVGGIGGGAIATVMAGYKFWGVPGWRFAFVMMATFSIFIAFLVFTFVVDPRKRANVEHDNTKNSTDREGLIEKGNTNSMSIWMESWTAMKAVMKVKTFQFIVLQGLVGSLPWTAMVFFTLWFELIGFDHNSAAALVSLFAAGCAIGSFFGGVVADRISHAYPHSGRIMCAQFSAFMGIPFSWFLLRIVPQSVSSYYTFAVTLFLMGLTISWNSTASNGPMFAEVVPSKHRTMIYAFDRAFEVSFSSFAAPVVGILAEKLYGYDTKSVDPVLGSAKEALALSKGLFSMMAIPFGLCSLFYTPLYWTFKQDRQNARIASIKETEMI comes from the exons ATGAG GACAATGAGAGTATTTGGGATTTCTCTTTCCCTAATCATCATCAACATGGCAGCTATAATGGAGCGTGCTGACGCAAATCTCCTACCAGCTGTTTACAAAGAAGTCAGTGAAACTTTTAAGGCTGGTCCATCTGATCTTGGTTATCTTACATTCATAAGAAATTTCGTCCAGGGGATTGCATCGCCAGTGGCAGGTATTTTAGTCATTAACTATGACCGTCCCACTGTTCTTGCAATCGGTATCCTCTTCTGGTCCCTATCAACTGGTGCAGTCGGCGCTAGTAACTACTTTATGCAGGTTGGATTTTGGAGGGCAGTAAATGGATTTGGACTTGCAATTGTGATACCTGCACTTCAGTCCTTTATAGCAGATAGCTACGTGGATGAGTCCAGAGGGACTGGTTTTGGATTTCTTAGTCTTGTTGGAACTGTCGGTGGGATAGGAGGTGGAGCTATTGCTACGGTTATGGCTGGTTATAAATTCTGGGGAGTTCCTGGATGGCGCTTTGCATTCGTCATGATGGCAACTTTCAGTatttttattgcatttcttGTCTTTACGTTTGTTGTTGATCCAAGAAAAAGAGCCAACGTAGAGCATGATAATACGAAAAACAGTACTGATAG GGAGGGATTGATAGAGAAGGGAAATACCAATTCAATGTCGATTTGGATGGAGTCATGGACAGCAATGAAAGCTGTCATGAAAGTGAAAACGTTTCAGTTCATTGTTTTGCAAGGTCTGGTTGGGTCCTTACCATGGACAGCCATGGTTTTTTTTACATTGTGGTTTGAACTAATCG GTTTTGACCACAACAGTGCAGCAGCACTAGTCAGTCTATTTGCTGCAGGATGTGCGATAGGATCATTTTTTGGTGGCGTAGTTGCAGACAGAATATCTCATGCGTACCCTCATTCAGGGCGTATCATGTGTGCGCAATTTAGTGCTTTTATGGGAATCCCATTCTCATGGTTCCTTCTTCGAATTGTGCCCCAGTCTGTGAGCAGCTACTACACATTTGCTGTGACATTATTCCTTATGGGGCTAACAATCAGCTGGAATTCTACTGCTTCAAATGGTCCCATGTTTGCAGAAGTTGTGCCTTCAAAACACAGAACCATGATTTATGCATTTGATCGCGCCTTTGAGGTCTCGTTTTCTTCCTTTGCAGCTCCAGTTGTAGGAATACTCGCGGAGAAACTATACGGTTATGATACCAAGTCTGTTGATCCAGTGTTAGGATCTGCAAAAGAGGCCTTAGCATTGTCAAAAGGCCTCTTTTCAATGATGGCCATTCCTTTTGGCTTGTGTAGCTTATTTTATACACCCTTGTATTGGACATTCAAGCAGGACCGCCAAAATGCAAGAATAGCTAGCATAAAAGAAACAGAGATGATATGA
- the LOC107010659 gene encoding uncharacterized protein LOC107010659 isoform X2 — MRVFGISLSLIIINMAAIMERADANLLPAVYKEVSETFKAGPSDLGYLTFIRNFVQGIASPVAGILVINYDRPTVLAIGILFWSLSTGAVGASNYFMQVGFWRAVNGFGLAIVIPALQSFIADSYVDESRGTGFGFLSLVGTVGGIGGGAIATVMAGYKFWGVPGWRFAFVMMATFSIFIAFLVFTFVVDPRKRANVEHDNTKNSTDREGLIEKGNTNSMSIWMESWTAMKAVMKVKTFQFIVLQGLVGSLPWTAMVFFTLWFELIGFDHNSAAALVSLFAAGCAIGSFFGGVVADRISHAYPHSGRIMCAQFSAFMGIPFSWFLLRIVPQSVSSYYTFAVTLFLMGLTISWNSTASNGPMFAEVVPSKHRTMIYAFDRAFEVSFSSFAAPVVGILAEKLYGYDTKSVDPVLGSAKEALALSKGLFSMMAIPFGLCSLFYTPLYWTFKQDRQNARIASIKETEMI; from the exons ATGAGAGTATTTGGGATTTCTCTTTCCCTAATCATCATCAACATGGCAGCTATAATGGAGCGTGCTGACGCAAATCTCCTACCAGCTGTTTACAAAGAAGTCAGTGAAACTTTTAAGGCTGGTCCATCTGATCTTGGTTATCTTACATTCATAAGAAATTTCGTCCAGGGGATTGCATCGCCAGTGGCAGGTATTTTAGTCATTAACTATGACCGTCCCACTGTTCTTGCAATCGGTATCCTCTTCTGGTCCCTATCAACTGGTGCAGTCGGCGCTAGTAACTACTTTATGCAGGTTGGATTTTGGAGGGCAGTAAATGGATTTGGACTTGCAATTGTGATACCTGCACTTCAGTCCTTTATAGCAGATAGCTACGTGGATGAGTCCAGAGGGACTGGTTTTGGATTTCTTAGTCTTGTTGGAACTGTCGGTGGGATAGGAGGTGGAGCTATTGCTACGGTTATGGCTGGTTATAAATTCTGGGGAGTTCCTGGATGGCGCTTTGCATTCGTCATGATGGCAACTTTCAGTatttttattgcatttcttGTCTTTACGTTTGTTGTTGATCCAAGAAAAAGAGCCAACGTAGAGCATGATAATACGAAAAACAGTACTGATAG GGAGGGATTGATAGAGAAGGGAAATACCAATTCAATGTCGATTTGGATGGAGTCATGGACAGCAATGAAAGCTGTCATGAAAGTGAAAACGTTTCAGTTCATTGTTTTGCAAGGTCTGGTTGGGTCCTTACCATGGACAGCCATGGTTTTTTTTACATTGTGGTTTGAACTAATCG GTTTTGACCACAACAGTGCAGCAGCACTAGTCAGTCTATTTGCTGCAGGATGTGCGATAGGATCATTTTTTGGTGGCGTAGTTGCAGACAGAATATCTCATGCGTACCCTCATTCAGGGCGTATCATGTGTGCGCAATTTAGTGCTTTTATGGGAATCCCATTCTCATGGTTCCTTCTTCGAATTGTGCCCCAGTCTGTGAGCAGCTACTACACATTTGCTGTGACATTATTCCTTATGGGGCTAACAATCAGCTGGAATTCTACTGCTTCAAATGGTCCCATGTTTGCAGAAGTTGTGCCTTCAAAACACAGAACCATGATTTATGCATTTGATCGCGCCTTTGAGGTCTCGTTTTCTTCCTTTGCAGCTCCAGTTGTAGGAATACTCGCGGAGAAACTATACGGTTATGATACCAAGTCTGTTGATCCAGTGTTAGGATCTGCAAAAGAGGCCTTAGCATTGTCAAAAGGCCTCTTTTCAATGATGGCCATTCCTTTTGGCTTGTGTAGCTTATTTTATACACCCTTGTATTGGACATTCAAGCAGGACCGCCAAAATGCAAGAATAGCTAGCATAAAAGAAACAGAGATGATATGA
- the LOC107011678 gene encoding uncharacterized protein LOC107011678 — MEQSRKQDESEFNLREWALKAKLNREKNNSRRYSASYIRSFREETKSFRSNVTISSTASSPGYTLREEIDPSKYSFTTALKALQAKTIYSWEYMSPDGLALNSKWNEAEKYICNPLSGEVPLECLSTKILNGRSFRQTASRITISGPLIYPSHIQSTSQVHTKHHVKKPSFPTHEEVEIKIPTKEKKEVSIRRDVGTQSISAYVSSNSPSPAPTPSIEEMSMKLSEAADSSPSIKEISSDHSPVTSPKSKSEQEVKVKEKEEEEDTKRNEEMQEEGERKKVKLGGGCLSWKSLWLRRTRQREKHKSRNNNIFLCHINGCYKH, encoded by the exons ATGgaacaatcaagaaaacaagATGAATCAGAGTTCAACTTAAGAGAATGGGCTCTTAAGGCTAAACTTAACAgagaaaaaaacaattcaagaaGGTACTCTGCATCTTATATTAGAAGTTTTAGAGAAGAGACAAAATCTTTTAGATCAAATGTAACAATTTCAAGTACTGCTTCATCTCCTGGCTACACCTTAAGAG AGGAAATTGATCcatcaaaatattcttttacTACTGCCCTCAAAG CATTACAGGCAAAAACAATATATAGTTGGGAATACATGTCACCAGATGGATTGGCTTTGAATTCAAAATGGAATGAAGCtgagaaatatatatgtaatccATTATCAGGGGAAGTTCCTTTAGAATGTTTGTCTACAAAAATACTAAATGGAAGATCATTTAGACAAACAGCAAGCAGAATTACTATTTCAGGACCTCTAATTTATCCTTCTCACATTCAGAGTACATCACAAGTCCACACAAAGCACCATGTGAAAAAACCTTCTTTTCCAACACATGAAGAAGTTGAAATCAAAATCCCAACTAAAG AGAAGAAAGAAGTTAGCATTAGAAGAGATGTGGGAACACAAAGTATTTCAGCTTATGTAAGTTCAAATAGTCCAAGTCCTGCTCCAACTCCATCAATTGAAGAAATGTCTATGAAGCTAAGTGAAGCAGCTGACTCTTCACCATCCATTAAGGAAATATCCTCAGATCACTCTCCAGTCACTAGTCCTAAATCAAAATCTGAACAAGAG gtgaaagtgaaagaaaaagaagaagaagaagacacaaaaagaaatgaagaaatgcAAGAAGaaggagagagaaagaaagtgAAATTGGGTGGGGGTTGTTTGTCATGGAAGAGTTTGTGGTTGAGAAGAACAAGGCAAAGAGAGAAGCATAAATCAAGAAACAACAACATTTTTCTTTGCCATATAAATGGATGCTATAAAcactaa